One window from the genome of Pelodictyon luteolum DSM 273 encodes:
- a CDS encoding NHLP bacteriocin export ABC transporter permease/ATPase subunit encodes MQDGQQETPAGKIPFSRRVMERSRFQQERYSGALKGLAGVMAEGGARVAPQVSDPLLASCLMVGEAAGIRITAPPTSSGPSHEDPLQSICRHSGVRSRKVALRSDARWWEEENGPLLAFRSESRSPVALIPDPIGGYRLYDPAAGLHVKFEGAMAKEMDGGEAWVLYRPFPDKPLGGKEVLSFGIRGGGNDVAFTALYGVAGALLGLLTPILTGILFGTVIPQSSRSQLLQLALILMASVIAASGFDLARQIAVMRLQTRMDMHIQPALIDRLLNLPSTFFRKFSSGDLTMRVLGVSQIKEILSSAVLTAVLGLLFGISNLFLLFYYSWQLALWALLMTTILVGLTAWISYRQLSLNKEMLGVQGKISGLLGNLLTGIAKIRITGTEKPAFAQWAGLFRKERELAFEAGGMQNILATTTASFPVVAMAVIIVSAGGMLTGAHLDSGSFIAFTTAFTAFQTSLMQSALTIIASLNVVPLYERIKPVFEAVPEATEAQTQPDKLQGRIEVQRVDFRYESDSPQILHSVSLKADPGEFIALVGGSGSGKSTLLRLLLGFEKPDMGTVSYDGIDLASLNVQAVRRQMGVVMQNGQLQPGFVLQTIIGSTVLTVDDAWEAAKMAGIDEDIRNMPMGMYTVISEGSETISGGQKQRLLIAGALVRKPGIIFFDEATSALDNKTQEVVSESLERLNATRVVIAHRLSTIRNADRIYCLDEGRIVQEGTYEELMAVEGFFKELASRQIA; translated from the coding sequence ATGCAGGATGGACAGCAGGAGACCCCTGCAGGAAAGATCCCGTTTTCACGGCGGGTCATGGAACGGTCCAGGTTCCAGCAGGAGCGGTACAGCGGCGCCCTCAAGGGGCTTGCGGGCGTCATGGCCGAAGGGGGAGCACGAGTGGCCCCGCAGGTGTCCGATCCCCTGCTTGCTTCGTGCCTCATGGTCGGGGAAGCCGCGGGCATCAGGATAACGGCACCACCGACGAGCAGCGGGCCGTCGCATGAGGACCCCCTGCAGTCCATCTGCCGGCACTCCGGCGTAAGGTCAAGAAAGGTAGCACTGCGGAGCGATGCCCGGTGGTGGGAGGAGGAAAACGGTCCGCTTCTTGCGTTCCGGAGTGAGAGCAGGAGTCCTGTTGCCCTCATCCCTGACCCCATCGGCGGGTACCGCCTCTACGATCCCGCTGCAGGTCTGCACGTGAAGTTCGAGGGTGCAATGGCAAAGGAGATGGACGGGGGAGAGGCATGGGTGCTGTACCGCCCGTTTCCCGATAAACCGCTCGGCGGAAAAGAGGTCCTCTCGTTCGGCATCAGGGGTGGCGGCAACGACGTCGCTTTCACGGCGCTGTACGGGGTGGCTGGTGCGCTTCTCGGGCTTCTGACCCCGATCCTCACCGGCATCCTGTTCGGAACAGTCATCCCCCAGTCCTCCAGGAGCCAGCTCCTGCAGCTTGCGCTGATCCTCATGGCAAGCGTCATTGCGGCCTCGGGGTTCGACCTTGCCCGGCAGATCGCCGTCATGCGTCTGCAGACCCGCATGGACATGCACATCCAGCCGGCACTGATCGACCGGCTCCTCAACCTTCCGAGCACCTTTTTCAGGAAGTTCTCTTCTGGCGACCTCACCATGCGCGTGCTCGGTGTCTCACAGATCAAGGAGATCCTCAGCAGCGCGGTGCTTACTGCTGTTCTGGGTCTGCTTTTCGGTATCTCGAACCTCTTCCTGCTCTTTTACTACAGCTGGCAGCTTGCGCTCTGGGCTCTCCTCATGACTACCATCCTGGTCGGCCTTACGGCATGGATCAGCTACCGCCAGCTCAGCCTGAACAAAGAGATGCTCGGTGTGCAGGGCAAGATATCGGGTCTGCTCGGCAACCTCCTGACCGGCATCGCCAAGATCAGGATCACCGGCACGGAAAAACCGGCATTCGCCCAGTGGGCAGGGCTGTTCAGGAAGGAACGGGAGCTGGCCTTCGAGGCTGGCGGGATGCAGAACATCCTTGCCACCACAACGGCGTCGTTCCCGGTTGTGGCCATGGCCGTCATCATCGTTTCAGCGGGCGGCATGCTGACCGGCGCACATCTCGACAGCGGCTCGTTCATTGCGTTCACCACTGCCTTCACCGCGTTCCAGACGAGCCTCATGCAGTCGGCACTGACCATCATCGCCAGCCTCAATGTGGTGCCGCTGTATGAGCGCATCAAGCCGGTGTTCGAAGCGGTGCCGGAAGCTACCGAGGCACAGACCCAGCCGGATAAACTGCAGGGGCGGATTGAAGTGCAGCGGGTCGATTTCCGGTATGAGAGCGACTCGCCGCAGATACTCCATTCGGTGTCTCTCAAAGCTGATCCCGGCGAGTTCATCGCCCTTGTCGGCGGGTCGGGGTCCGGCAAGTCGACCCTCCTGCGGCTCCTGCTCGGGTTTGAAAAGCCGGATATGGGGACGGTGTCTTATGACGGTATCGACCTTGCATCCCTCAACGTGCAGGCCGTGCGCCGCCAGATGGGCGTTGTCATGCAGAACGGGCAGCTGCAGCCGGGATTTGTGCTGCAGACCATCATCGGCTCCACGGTCCTTACGGTCGACGATGCATGGGAAGCGGCAAAAATGGCCGGCATCGATGAAGACATCCGCAACATGCCGATGGGCATGTATACCGTCATCAGTGAGGGAAGTGAAACGATTTCAGGGGGCCAGAAACAGCGGCTGCTCATTGCCGGAGCGCTGGTGCGCAAACCCGGCATCATCTTTTTCGACGAGGCCACCAGTGCTCTCGACAATAAAACACAGGAAGTCGTCAGCGAAAGCCTGGAAAGGCTTAATGCGACAAGGGTGGTGATCGCCCACCGCTTAAGCACCATCCGCAATGCCGACAGGATCTACTGCCTCGACGAGGGCCGTATCGTACAGGAGGGTACGTACGAAGAGCTCATGGCAGTCGAGGGCTTTTTCAAGGAATTGGCGAGCCGTCAGATCGCATAA
- a CDS encoding radical SAM/SPASM domain-containing protein, whose translation MKPWSRYNTLFRSERYGWFLHNTLTGIMLELDEPHKSAAQSLRNGLPAAEPLIDGGFITALEEHGFLAEPSEEKLKLMELGYQRNAACFSTGYVGLTICPTLACNFACPYCFEHSQSDATVMDNGTIEALIAFIKKHNDARHLSVSWYGGEPTLAFSVIETLTEKFIEAFPDYADAGIITNGYLLDQAKIERLDDLRITSVQITLDGSEQTHNQRRTLRNGGATYEQILHNIDILMDSSWKGQCAVRVNVDKTNRHEYVTLHKELLRRYKGRNLSVYPGHVNTFEGHDYDQQCGICNSDWSTFQFDGYRKDGITPRGGFYPGSGAHNTCIATSHQGYVVGPKGELYKCWEDVGKQDMVIGSVHEEPFLTSPELLTRYTIGTDPHSDSECLECKVFPVCGGGCVNKRMRVQQFGEGGLDYCSPLKESLEQYLDLYMDVWHTNQICSAVLGKGSAPSMEKGYRMVQPEKKAEAAKNPLESLTSQE comes from the coding sequence ATGAAACCCTGGTCACGCTATAACACCCTGTTCCGCAGCGAACGCTACGGCTGGTTCCTGCACAACACGCTTACAGGCATCATGCTCGAGCTCGACGAACCGCACAAAAGTGCGGCCCAGTCACTCCGGAACGGACTTCCGGCTGCTGAACCATTGATTGACGGGGGATTCATCACCGCCCTCGAAGAGCACGGATTCCTTGCTGAACCGAGTGAGGAAAAGCTCAAGCTGATGGAGCTTGGCTACCAGCGCAACGCAGCCTGCTTCAGCACAGGCTATGTCGGCCTGACCATCTGCCCGACGCTCGCCTGCAACTTCGCCTGCCCGTACTGTTTCGAGCACAGCCAGAGTGACGCCACCGTGATGGACAATGGGACGATTGAGGCACTCATCGCGTTCATCAAAAAACACAACGATGCAAGACACCTCTCGGTAAGCTGGTACGGCGGCGAGCCGACGCTCGCCTTCAGCGTCATCGAGACCCTTACCGAAAAGTTCATCGAAGCCTTCCCTGACTACGCTGATGCCGGCATCATCACGAACGGCTACCTGCTTGACCAGGCGAAAATCGAGCGGCTCGACGACCTCCGGATCACCAGCGTCCAGATCACCCTCGACGGCAGCGAACAGACCCACAACCAGCGCCGCACGCTCCGCAACGGCGGGGCCACCTATGAGCAGATCCTCCACAACATCGACATCCTGATGGACTCGTCATGGAAGGGGCAATGCGCTGTGCGCGTAAACGTCGACAAGACCAACCGCCATGAATACGTAACCCTGCACAAAGAGCTCCTCCGGCGGTACAAGGGCAGGAACCTCTCCGTCTATCCCGGTCACGTGAACACCTTTGAGGGCCATGACTACGACCAGCAGTGCGGCATCTGCAACAGCGACTGGAGCACTTTCCAGTTCGACGGGTACAGGAAGGATGGCATCACCCCGCGCGGCGGGTTCTATCCCGGCAGCGGCGCCCACAACACCTGCATCGCCACCAGCCATCAGGGCTATGTGGTCGGCCCGAAAGGCGAACTCTACAAATGCTGGGAAGATGTCGGAAAACAGGATATGGTCATCGGCTCGGTGCATGAGGAGCCGTTCCTCACCAGCCCCGAGCTTCTCACCCGCTACACCATCGGCACCGACCCCCACAGCGACAGCGAGTGCCTGGAGTGCAAGGTGTTCCCGGTCTGCGGAGGCGGATGCGTCAACAAGCGGATGCGGGTGCAGCAGTTCGGCGAAGGCGGCCTTGATTACTGTTCCCCGTTGAAGGAGTCACTGGAGCAGTACCTTGACCTGTACATGGATGTCTGGCACACCAACCAGATCTGCAGTGCCGTGCTCGGCAAGGGCAGCGCCCCGTCGATGGAGAAAGGATACCGCATGGTCCAGCCGGAGAAGAAAGCGGAAGCGGCGAAGAACCCGCTTGAAAGCCTGACCAGCCAGGAGTAG
- a CDS encoding NHLP family bacteriocin export ABC transporter peptidase/permease/ATPase subunit, with protein sequence MSFMLFPTKILWEEDRIKTPTVLQMEAVECGAASLGMILAYFGKYVPLEELRVECGVSRDGSKASSLIAAGKRYGLESKGARLDIDDLHRKPLPMILFWNMYHFVVFEGYRKGIYYINDPASGQRKVSAQEFSESYSGVALTFEKTDAFQPGGRPFSLAGALKKRMPGLERALTYIVLASLLLVIPGLVVPSFLRIFIDYVLVQGATDWLRPLLIGMLLTALLQGVLTWLKQYYLLRAETKLALTSSAKFFNHVFAMPMRFFTMRQAGEISNRVQLNDQVATLVAGDLTANALNFVLIAFYALLMFRYDTVLTLGAILIAGVNAAALFYVSRKRVVLNQKFQQDSGKLMGTTFYGIKTIESLKASGSEPDFFARWSGLFANMVNGQQQLQVATVFLLALPPFLQSFGNIAILSVGGLRVMEGQLSMGMLIAFQSLLMSFLAPVNEMVTLGQKLQDAEGNMQRLDDVMDNDVELETDEDDDEEHQPLEGHIELRDITFGYNVLEAPLIENFSLKLEPGQRVALVGGSGSGKSTVSKLVAGLYEPWSGELLFDGIPRRELPRRRVAASVGMVDQEISLFEGSIAENISMWDGTMPQEEIERAARDAAIDEVISSRTGGYQANLSEGGSNFSGGQRQRIEIARALATNPSILILDEATSALDPTTEKRIDENIRKRGCTCLIVAHRLSTIRDCDEIIVLEYGKVKERGTHQSLMALGGVYAGLIKTG encoded by the coding sequence ATGAGTTTCATGCTGTTCCCGACGAAGATCCTCTGGGAAGAGGACAGAATCAAAACCCCGACTGTCCTGCAGATGGAAGCGGTGGAGTGCGGTGCGGCCTCGCTCGGCATGATTCTGGCTTATTTCGGAAAGTATGTTCCGCTCGAGGAACTCAGGGTCGAGTGCGGGGTGTCGCGCGACGGCAGCAAGGCGAGCAGCCTCATTGCCGCAGGGAAACGGTACGGGCTGGAATCGAAAGGCGCACGGCTTGACATTGACGACCTCCACCGTAAGCCGCTGCCGATGATCCTGTTCTGGAACATGTACCACTTCGTGGTGTTCGAGGGCTACCGGAAAGGCATCTACTACATCAACGACCCTGCTTCGGGTCAGCGGAAGGTGAGTGCGCAGGAGTTCAGCGAGTCCTATTCGGGTGTGGCGCTCACGTTCGAAAAGACCGATGCGTTCCAGCCGGGCGGCAGGCCGTTCAGTCTTGCCGGCGCACTGAAAAAAAGGATGCCGGGCCTCGAGCGGGCGCTCACCTATATCGTCCTCGCAAGCCTGCTGCTTGTCATCCCGGGGCTTGTCGTGCCCTCGTTCCTCCGCATCTTCATCGACTATGTTCTGGTGCAGGGGGCCACGGACTGGCTGCGCCCGCTGCTTATCGGCATGCTGCTCACCGCTCTCCTGCAGGGCGTGCTTACCTGGCTGAAGCAGTACTACCTCCTCCGGGCAGAAACCAAGCTCGCCCTCACTTCTTCAGCGAAGTTCTTCAACCATGTCTTCGCCATGCCCATGCGCTTCTTCACGATGCGCCAGGCCGGTGAAATCTCGAACCGCGTGCAGCTCAACGACCAGGTCGCCACCTTGGTGGCAGGGGACCTTACGGCCAATGCACTCAACTTCGTGCTGATCGCCTTCTATGCGCTCCTGATGTTCCGCTACGATACCGTCCTCACCCTCGGAGCCATCCTCATCGCCGGTGTCAATGCAGCGGCCCTGTTCTATGTGTCGCGCAAGCGCGTCGTTCTCAACCAGAAGTTCCAGCAGGATTCTGGCAAGCTCATGGGAACCACTTTCTACGGCATCAAGACCATCGAAAGCCTCAAGGCCTCGGGCTCCGAGCCGGACTTCTTCGCCCGCTGGTCGGGGCTCTTCGCCAACATGGTCAACGGCCAGCAGCAGCTGCAGGTCGCCACGGTGTTCCTGCTCGCCCTGCCTCCGTTCCTTCAGTCGTTCGGCAACATCGCCATTCTCTCGGTCGGCGGTCTCAGGGTGATGGAAGGGCAGCTGAGCATGGGTATGCTCATCGCGTTCCAGAGCCTGCTCATGTCGTTCCTCGCTCCGGTGAACGAAATGGTCACCCTTGGCCAGAAACTGCAGGATGCCGAGGGCAACATGCAGCGGCTTGACGACGTGATGGACAACGATGTGGAACTCGAAACCGATGAAGACGACGATGAGGAGCATCAGCCGCTTGAGGGCCATATCGAGCTGCGCGACATCACCTTCGGCTACAATGTGCTGGAAGCACCGCTCATCGAGAACTTTTCCCTGAAGCTCGAGCCGGGCCAGCGGGTTGCGCTTGTCGGCGGGTCGGGGTCGGGGAAATCGACGGTATCGAAGCTGGTTGCGGGGTTGTACGAACCCTGGTCGGGGGAACTGCTGTTTGACGGCATCCCACGCCGGGAGCTGCCGCGCAGGCGGGTTGCCGCATCGGTCGGAATGGTCGATCAGGAGATCAGCCTCTTTGAAGGCAGCATCGCCGAAAACATCTCCATGTGGGATGGAACCATGCCGCAGGAGGAGATTGAACGGGCGGCCCGGGATGCGGCAATCGATGAGGTCATCTCTTCACGTACCGGCGGCTATCAGGCAAATCTGTCGGAAGGCGGGTCGAACTTCAGCGGCGGACAGCGCCAGAGAATCGAAATCGCAAGGGCGCTTGCCACGAACCCCTCGATATTGATCCTTGATGAGGCAACCAGTGCCCTTGATCCTACGACGGAAAAGCGTATCGACGAAAACATCCGGAAGCGGGGGTGCACCTGCCTGATCGTGGCACACCGGCTGAGCACCATCCGCGACTGTGATGAAATCATTGTTCTCGAGTACGGAAAGGTTAAGGAACGCGGTACCCACCAGTCACTCATGGCCCTTGGCGGGGTCTATGCCGGGCTCATAAAAACAGGATGA
- a CDS encoding Nif11-like leader peptide family natural product precursor: MSVEQAKAFIEKMKTDEAFHEKIMAIETPEERLNAIEEAGFECTAEEINEAGVDVAVEIGGGLTKEEEWYIKNCKNYFNTQGCGSYGK, encoded by the coding sequence ATGTCAGTAGAACAGGCAAAAGCGTTCATCGAGAAGATGAAGACGGACGAAGCATTCCATGAAAAGATTATGGCAATCGAAACGCCGGAAGAAAGATTGAATGCCATCGAAGAAGCAGGATTCGAATGCACCGCTGAGGAAATTAACGAGGCGGGTGTGGACGTTGCCGTAGAGATCGGAGGGGGGCTGACGAAAGAAGAAGAGTGGTATATAAAAAATTGCAAGAATTATTTTAACACCCAAGGTTGTGGGTCTTACGGGAAATAG
- a CDS encoding Nif11-like leader peptide family natural product precursor yields the protein MSVEQAKAFIERMKTDEAFREMIMAIEMPEDRLKAIGAAGFECTGEEINEAGIDVGLASGGGEGPTATTFAPSLLTRIVERLPTPP from the coding sequence ATGTCAGTAGAACAGGCAAAAGCGTTCATCGAGAGGATGAAAACGGACGAAGCGTTCCGTGAAATGATCATGGCTATCGAAATGCCGGAGGATCGGCTGAAAGCCATTGGTGCAGCAGGATTCGAGTGCACCGGAGAGGAAATTAACGAGGCAGGCATAGACGTTGGGTTGGCGTCGGGGGGGGGGGAGGGGCCAACGGCGACCACTTTTGCCCCCTCCTTGCTCACGCGCATTGTTGAGCGCCTGCCCACACCTCCGTAA
- a CDS encoding Nif11-like leader peptide family natural product precursor, which translates to MTVEQAKAFIEKMKTDEMFREKIMASEAPENRLKAIGAERFECTGEEIEDVESDVVQGAAGGRVGTSNIAGADGWGAM; encoded by the coding sequence ATGACTGTAGAACAGGCAAAAGCGTTCATCGAGAAGATGAAGACGGACGAAATGTTCCGAGAAAAGATCATGGCTAGTGAAGCGCCGGAGAATCGGCTGAAAGCCATTGGTGCAGAAAGATTCGAGTGCACCGGAGAAGAGATTGAGGATGTTGAGAGCGACGTGGTACAGGGAGCGGCGGGTGGGCGGGTGGGTACTAGCAATATAGCGGGCGCCGACGGATGGGGGGCAATGTGA
- a CDS encoding TolC family protein → MPRIPQVIQLKSALSIAMLAVCMALLPFPAASVQAGEGISMLQSVRIGLEHSPAVLTERQALRISLSTLEDARARYDPTIALSSAYRKDAGTAPDGGDLHTVSSGLSVTQHLPSGITVAPAITINRTDKEGTAASSAAAAGMTITVPLFKGLGSSNLYRSNRNAAKLSLEAERRTLVDILESSTYATAGAYWSYVYAWRQRELARTLTESAESQLNATRALAEADAIATLMIEQASAYLQQSQASEASSELAIQQAWHGLMLAMGFDAAKYPVPQLPVDRFPVPGAGFKASLPGIDSLQAVAMRNRADLQARRLGSQAASTLLEGYRNERRPDISLSLWGGYSGSHDGDSFHDYFRSATGNIPGTSVSAGLTWTIDAGNRSAEAAYITRSARLEESLILEAELDRSVKSTVTLAFAAVRNAADVYQLTRNSTGSYRRLKEGELRKFRMGMSDIFNLQTASNNLATAELQLLSAEQSFALAVLGLRRATGSLVAEEGGAATIQAANIFSVPLAKGGRR, encoded by the coding sequence ATGCCCCGCATCCCCCAGGTCATTCAGCTAAAGAGCGCCCTCAGCATAGCCATGCTGGCCGTGTGTATGGCGCTTCTGCCCTTTCCCGCAGCTTCCGTGCAGGCGGGGGAGGGCATCAGCATGCTGCAGAGCGTCAGGATAGGCCTCGAGCACTCTCCGGCCGTACTGACGGAGCGGCAGGCACTGCGGATCAGCCTGTCCACGCTGGAGGACGCCCGGGCCCGGTACGATCCTACAATTGCGCTCTCCTCCGCCTACCGCAAAGACGCAGGGACTGCTCCCGATGGGGGTGACCTGCATACCGTCTCCTCCGGGCTCTCGGTGACGCAGCATCTTCCCTCCGGCATCACCGTTGCGCCGGCCATCACGATCAACCGCACCGATAAAGAGGGTACGGCAGCCTCCAGTGCCGCTGCTGCCGGCATGACCATCACCGTTCCGCTTTTCAAGGGGCTCGGCAGCAGCAACCTGTACCGTTCGAACCGCAATGCGGCGAAGCTGTCGCTCGAGGCTGAACGGCGTACGCTCGTCGATATTCTGGAATCAAGTACCTATGCGACGGCCGGTGCATATTGGAGCTATGTCTATGCCTGGCGCCAGCGCGAGCTTGCCCGTACCCTTACAGAGAGCGCCGAAAGCCAGCTCAACGCCACCAGAGCGCTGGCGGAGGCTGATGCCATAGCCACCCTCATGATCGAGCAGGCAAGCGCCTACCTGCAGCAGTCGCAGGCCTCGGAGGCTTCAAGTGAACTTGCCATCCAGCAGGCGTGGCACGGGCTGATGCTGGCAATGGGGTTCGATGCTGCCAAGTATCCCGTTCCGCAACTGCCGGTTGACCGTTTTCCTGTTCCCGGAGCAGGCTTCAAGGCCTCCCTTCCCGGAATCGACTCGCTGCAGGCTGTTGCCATGAGGAACCGCGCGGACCTGCAGGCCCGCCGTCTTGGGTCTCAAGCGGCTTCAACCCTGCTTGAGGGCTACCGCAACGAACGCAGGCCCGACATCTCCCTCTCGCTCTGGGGCGGCTACAGTGGCTCACACGATGGAGACAGCTTCCATGACTATTTCCGATCGGCAACAGGGAACATACCTGGCACGAGCGTGTCGGCGGGCCTTACCTGGACCATTGATGCGGGGAACCGCTCCGCCGAGGCAGCCTATATCACCCGGTCCGCCCGGCTCGAAGAGAGCCTGATCCTTGAAGCCGAACTTGATCGCTCTGTGAAGAGCACGGTCACCCTTGCGTTTGCCGCCGTCAGGAACGCCGCCGATGTGTACCAGCTCACCCGGAACAGTACCGGGTCGTATCGCAGGCTGAAGGAAGGGGAGCTGAGGAAGTTCCGGATGGGAATGTCGGATATCTTCAACCTGCAGACCGCGAGCAACAACCTCGCAACTGCTGAACTGCAGCTGCTCTCTGCTGAACAGTCGTTCGCTCTGGCGGTGCTCGGCCTCCGGCGCGCAACGGGGTCACTTGTTGCTGAAGAGGGCGGGGCAGCAACCATTCAGGCGGCGAACATCTTCAGTGTCCCTCTGGCAAAAGGAGGACGGCGATGA
- a CDS encoding Nif11-like leader peptide family RiPP precursor, whose amino-acid sequence MKRMKTDDAFREKILAVEDIAGKIAFIKSEGFDCTGEEVDEVMLGEGLEFVTGGGLRELWEAFLERVTRNANC is encoded by the coding sequence ATCAAGAGGATGAAGACAGATGATGCGTTTCGTGAAAAAATCTTGGCAGTTGAGGATATCGCTGGAAAGATTGCTTTCATCAAGAGCGAAGGCTTTGATTGTACAGGTGAAGAGGTAGACGAGGTGATGCTTGGGGAAGGCCTCGAGTTTGTCACGGGTGGAGGGCTACGCGAATTGTGGGAGGCGTTTTTAGAACGCGTGACGCGTAATGCTAATTGTTGA
- a CDS encoding NHLP bacteriocin system secretion protein, translating to MAVEFRKEALKKLSSPDDLDRLMPVTDRRGWIALAAVGVFIASAVAWGILGAISTSVDGKGITMATGAIRTITARTGGVVSGFTLKGGEPVQIGQVLAIIEQPELKQLFLEAFSKHEFLASHQEEKSEFIRQQIILQEDKVAKLRRLYEEGLVEKALLNATERDIMDLKNSLYALDESLAEAVRQLEKSREDYKWRSALMAPFSGIVTEVLAGNGDQVAAGQHILQIEPIGEGTEESLRLDLYVASGDAKKVRTGMLAYISPSTVKPEQYGYIVGRVYSVSDYPVSVEAIATDIKNQQLAADFAKTSPPYKVKVQLLRDRSTPSGYRWTSGKGANTTITSGMLCGGKIIVEEKRPVELVVPLLKKFVSGEGS from the coding sequence ATGGCAGTAGAATTCCGTAAGGAAGCCCTCAAAAAGCTCAGTTCGCCCGATGACCTCGACCGCCTGATGCCGGTGACGGACCGCAGGGGGTGGATAGCCCTTGCCGCCGTTGGCGTCTTCATCGCTTCAGCCGTTGCCTGGGGCATACTCGGGGCGATTTCCACCTCGGTCGACGGAAAGGGGATCACCATGGCCACCGGCGCCATCCGCACCATCACGGCCCGTACCGGCGGAGTTGTGTCCGGCTTTACCCTTAAAGGGGGAGAGCCGGTGCAGATTGGGCAGGTCCTTGCCATCATCGAGCAGCCTGAACTCAAGCAGCTGTTCCTTGAAGCGTTCTCCAAGCATGAGTTCCTGGCCTCCCATCAGGAGGAGAAGAGCGAGTTCATCAGGCAGCAGATCATCCTGCAGGAAGACAAGGTCGCAAAACTCAGACGTCTGTATGAAGAGGGGCTGGTTGAAAAGGCCCTCCTGAACGCGACCGAGCGAGACATCATGGATTTGAAGAACAGCCTCTACGCCCTTGATGAAAGCCTTGCTGAAGCAGTCCGCCAGCTTGAAAAGTCCCGGGAAGACTACAAATGGCGTTCCGCCCTCATGGCCCCGTTCAGCGGCATAGTCACCGAAGTGCTTGCCGGAAACGGCGATCAGGTTGCCGCAGGGCAACATATCCTCCAGATCGAACCCATCGGTGAGGGAACGGAAGAGTCTCTCCGCCTTGACCTCTATGTCGCTTCAGGCGATGCCAAGAAAGTCCGTACCGGCATGCTGGCCTATATCTCACCCTCTACCGTCAAGCCTGAGCAGTACGGGTATATCGTCGGCCGTGTTTACTCGGTGAGCGACTATCCCGTCTCTGTGGAAGCCATCGCCACGGACATCAAAAACCAGCAGCTGGCAGCCGATTTCGCAAAGACGAGCCCTCCCTACAAGGTAAAGGTGCAGCTGCTCCGCGACCGGAGCACCCCGAGCGGCTACCGGTGGACATCGGGCAAGGGGGCGAACACGACCATCACCTCCGGCATGCTCTGCGGCGGCAAGATCATAGTGGAGGAGAAACGCCCTGTGGAACTGGTGGTTCCCCTGCTGAAGAAGTTCGTATCCGGCGAAGGCAGCTAA
- a CDS encoding reverse transcriptase/maturase family protein, producing the protein MGTGLPGWSARSGRLLRNAKQLLLRTLQPTLCSTCMHVKGSGGVKRAVRIVRLQARHYPWAAKFDIASYYESIDHQVLLDLLTATGTSPHIQALVADYLHLPDKSMSGTGMVAGGAISPLLGALYLHPLDKAMEQEERKGRILYRRFMDDFIILAKSRHTFKSAIRTVHCVQSDLKLTLHPVKRFISRTENGFDFLGYQIHPDRRLRPSATSLHLITEHARRLYEHGASIMRLRQYVTRWHRWLLGGLDELATTKGGVTRYWVYVLKHLHISGATIRT; encoded by the coding sequence ATGGGCACCGGTTTGCCAGGGTGGTCTGCCCGAAGCGGGAGACTGCTGCGAAACGCCAAACAGCTCCTCCTGCGTACCCTGCAACCAACACTTTGCAGCACCTGCATGCATGTCAAAGGCAGCGGTGGCGTCAAACGGGCGGTGCGGATCGTCAGGCTGCAGGCCAGACACTACCCATGGGCGGCAAAGTTCGATATCGCATCCTATTACGAGTCCATCGACCACCAGGTACTTCTTGACCTGTTGACCGCTACAGGTACGAGCCCGCACATTCAGGCACTTGTTGCCGACTACCTGCACCTGCCCGACAAAAGCATGAGTGGCACAGGCATGGTGGCCGGCGGGGCCATCAGCCCGCTCCTCGGGGCCCTCTACCTCCACCCGCTCGACAAGGCCATGGAGCAAGAGGAAAGGAAAGGGCGCATCCTCTACCGGCGGTTCATGGACGACTTCATCATCCTTGCCAAGTCACGCCATACCTTCAAAAGCGCCATCCGGACAGTCCATTGTGTGCAATCCGACCTCAAACTGACCCTGCACCCGGTGAAGCGATTCATCAGCAGAACTGAAAACGGCTTTGACTTCCTCGGTTATCAGATTCACCCCGACCGCAGACTCCGCCCCTCGGCAACGAGCCTGCACCTCATCACGGAACACGCACGCCGGCTTTATGAGCATGGAGCCTCGATCATGAGGCTCCGGCAGTACGTCACCCGTTGGCACCGCTGGCTCCTCGGGGGTTTGGACGAACTGGCAACCACCAAAGGCGGCGTAACCAGATACTGGGTCTATGTCCTGAAACACCTCCACATCTCAGGAGCCACCATTCGTACCTGA